Proteins from a single region of Pseudopedobacter saltans DSM 12145:
- a CDS encoding cytochrome c oxidase subunit 3: MNTTVAKLDEVKSTPWSGGKSPFSVEYGKLMMWFFLVSDAFTFSAFLVYYGAQRFANLTWPDPDIVFQSIPGITDSGAPLVFVGIMTFILIMSSVTMVLAVEAGHRNSRKEVVGWMIATVIGGLMFLGCQALEWSHLHHTGFWWGSVPSAEVMATLGSDHISTLQFANLFFTITGFHGFHVTTGVVLNIIILIQTLNGTFERRGSYLMVEKVGLYWHFVDLVWVFVFTFFYLV; the protein is encoded by the coding sequence ATGAATACGACAGTAGCAAAATTAGACGAAGTTAAAAGTACTCCATGGAGTGGGGGTAAGTCGCCTTTTTCCGTAGAATACGGAAAACTAATGATGTGGTTTTTCCTGGTTTCGGACGCCTTTACGTTTTCAGCGTTCCTGGTATACTACGGTGCGCAAAGATTTGCGAATTTAACTTGGCCAGATCCGGATATCGTTTTTCAATCAATTCCTGGGATCACGGACAGCGGGGCACCATTGGTGTTCGTTGGTATCATGACCTTTATTTTAATTATGAGTTCTGTAACAATGGTTTTAGCTGTTGAAGCAGGTCATAGAAACTCTAGAAAAGAAGTTGTAGGCTGGATGATAGCTACCGTAATCGGTGGGTTAATGTTCTTAGGTTGTCAGGCTTTAGAATGGAGCCATTTGCACCACACAGGTTTCTGGTGGGGTAGCGTTCCTAGTGCTGAAGTTATGGCTACTTTAGGGTCTGATCATATCAGTACACTGCAGTTCGCAAACTTGTTCTTTACAATTACAGGTTTCCACGGATTCCACGTTACTACAGGGGTGGTGTTGAATATAATTATCTTGATTCAAACCCTAAACGGTACTTTCGAAAGAAGAGGGTCTTACTTAATGGTGGAGAAAGTTGGTTTATACTGGCACTTTGTAGACCTGGTTTGGGTATTCGTATTTACATTCTTTTATTTGGTTTAA